The Longimicrobium sp. genome includes a window with the following:
- a CDS encoding cytochrome P450 has translation MAAMVGAYQAPHALYDRARALDGITFDPLGNCWLVTDHRAVRSILEDRRFTSDLRFASGGRARPARRSFIQDAVEKQIIFSDGADQHGAQRVILQESSRKMQELSGWIRELAAGLLQPLRARGGFDLVADFSLPYALQTVCRVFGIPVDDPGRVAELARWSSTQADVTSGYLNIRMQEIMLLGDFFRRLVAARRSSPSDDLVSAFLKAGTFEQDEDLVVNCMGAFAAGRVTTQKLIGDGVPMLFPEWAAWREMVAANPGTSRRLTEELLRMVTPTRYLGRHATEDVDLSAEWGPGHLIRTGQRVVLFLEAANRDPARFPDPHELQWERQPNPHLAFGHGAHRCPGASIARVEIQTALETLLATFETLGPDPSAPPVWDPNPNLGGYRSYPCLCS, from the coding sequence ATGGCCGCCATGGTGGGCGCCTACCAGGCTCCGCACGCGCTCTACGACCGGGCGAGAGCCCTGGACGGGATCACGTTCGACCCGCTCGGCAACTGCTGGCTCGTCACCGACCACCGGGCCGTCCGGAGCATCCTCGAGGACCGGCGGTTCACCTCCGACCTGCGCTTCGCGAGCGGGGGGAGGGCCCGGCCGGCCCGGCGGTCGTTCATCCAGGACGCGGTCGAGAAGCAGATCATCTTTTCGGACGGGGCGGACCAGCACGGCGCCCAGCGGGTGATCCTGCAGGAGTCGTCTCGCAAGATGCAGGAGCTGTCCGGCTGGATCCGGGAGCTCGCGGCCGGGCTGCTCCAGCCGCTGCGCGCACGGGGCGGGTTCGACCTGGTGGCCGACTTTTCCCTGCCGTACGCGCTGCAGACCGTCTGCCGGGTGTTCGGCATCCCGGTGGACGACCCCGGCCGGGTGGCCGAGCTGGCGCGCTGGTCCTCCACCCAGGCGGACGTCACCAGCGGCTACCTGAACATCCGGATGCAGGAGATCATGCTGTTGGGCGACTTCTTCCGGAGGCTGGTCGCCGCGCGCAGGTCCTCGCCGTCCGACGACCTGGTCAGCGCGTTCCTCAAGGCGGGCACCTTCGAGCAGGACGAGGACCTCGTCGTCAACTGCATGGGGGCCTTCGCCGCCGGCAGGGTCACCACGCAGAAGCTGATCGGAGACGGCGTGCCGATGCTGTTCCCGGAGTGGGCCGCCTGGCGGGAGATGGTGGCGGCGAACCCGGGGACCAGCCGGCGGCTGACCGAGGAGCTGCTGCGGATGGTGACGCCCACCCGCTATCTCGGGCGGCACGCCACCGAAGACGTGGACCTTTCGGCCGAGTGGGGCCCCGGACACCTGATCCGGACGGGGCAGAGGGTCGTCCTGTTCCTGGAGGCCGCCAACCGCGACCCCGCCCGCTTCCCCGACCCGCACGAGCTGCAGTGGGAGCGGCAGCCGAACCCGCACCTGGCGTTCGGCCACGGCGCGCATCGCTGCCCCGGGGCGAGCATCGCGCGCGTGGAGATCCAGACCGCCCTGGAGACGCTGCTCGCGACCTTCGAGACGCTCGGTCCGGATCCGTCCGCACCGCCTGTCTGGGATCCGAACCCCAACCTCGGCGGCTATCGTTCGTACCCGTGCCTGTGCAGCTGA
- a CDS encoding cytochrome P450, with protein sequence MTAFRFDDPDQYVHGTPFAEFARLRREAPFAWHEASQTRGGFWLVTRHHDVVSISRDPERFATSAPLLADPLPRALWATFPSAAMIADNLMTFGPEQHARFRPLATALLAPASLLAIEDRVRAVCARIVDDVSGRAGFDFASEVALRVPVEILFGMFLGVPDDDLDRVRDWVLTINAMDDPVFRPHSGAMIEAAKALYEYGFALFRRLRAEPPGPTLLSTLVHGEAPRGMTPEQFFLVYWFPLVAGAFDTTASTIAGGVRALLEHPDQLRRLREDPTLIPVAVDELVRWVSPVIYFRRTATVDTEYEGHHIRRGQKVVLCYASANRDEEAFADPDVFDVGRKPNRHVSFGYGPHYCPGGRIGSLVVRLFLEAHLDRIAGLELDGPATCTRSAWMNRIRSMPVRHRAQVPAAGAAHASAA encoded by the coding sequence ATGACGGCATTCAGGTTCGATGATCCCGATCAGTACGTGCACGGCACCCCGTTCGCCGAGTTCGCGCGCCTGCGGCGGGAGGCGCCGTTCGCCTGGCACGAGGCGTCGCAGACGCGCGGCGGCTTCTGGCTGGTCACCCGGCACCACGACGTGGTGTCCATCTCCCGCGACCCGGAGCGCTTCGCCACCAGCGCGCCGCTGCTGGCCGACCCGCTGCCGCGCGCCCTGTGGGCTACGTTCCCGTCGGCGGCGATGATCGCCGACAACCTGATGACCTTCGGCCCCGAGCAGCACGCGCGCTTCCGGCCGCTCGCCACCGCGCTGCTGGCCCCGGCGTCGCTGCTGGCCATCGAGGACCGCGTCCGCGCCGTCTGCGCGCGGATCGTAGACGACGTCTCCGGCCGCGCCGGCTTCGACTTCGCCTCCGAGGTGGCGCTGCGGGTCCCCGTCGAGATCCTCTTCGGCATGTTCCTGGGCGTCCCGGACGACGACCTGGACCGGGTGCGGGACTGGGTGCTCACCATCAATGCCATGGACGACCCGGTCTTCCGCCCGCACAGCGGGGCGATGATCGAGGCCGCCAAAGCGCTGTACGAGTACGGGTTCGCCCTTTTCCGCCGGCTGCGGGCAGAGCCCCCCGGGCCCACGCTGCTGAGCACGCTGGTGCACGGCGAGGCGCCCCGGGGGATGACGCCGGAGCAGTTCTTCCTGGTGTACTGGTTTCCGCTGGTCGCCGGGGCGTTCGACACCACGGCCAGCACCATCGCCGGCGGTGTCCGGGCGCTGCTCGAGCACCCGGACCAGCTGCGCCGGCTGCGCGAGGATCCCACGCTCATCCCCGTGGCGGTGGACGAGCTGGTCCGCTGGGTCTCGCCCGTGATCTACTTTCGCCGGACGGCGACGGTGGACACGGAGTACGAGGGCCACCACATCCGCCGCGGTCAGAAGGTGGTGCTGTGCTACGCCTCCGCCAACCGCGACGAGGAGGCGTTCGCCGATCCCGACGTGTTCGATGTGGGGCGCAAGCCCAACCGGCACGTCTCCTTCGGATACGGCCCGCACTACTGCCCGGGGGGGCGCATCGGCTCGCTGGTGGTCCGCCTGTTCCTGGAGGCGCACCTGGACCGCATCGCCGGGCTGGAGCTGGACGGCCCCGCGACCTGCACCCGCTCGGCGTGGATGAACCGCATCCGGTCCATGCCCGTCCGCCACCGCGCGCAGGTGCCCGCGGCGGGAGCGGCCCATGCCTCGGCTGCCTGA
- a CDS encoding pyridoxal-phosphate dependent enzyme: protein MINASVVDALVLPRLVWLRPNLVGLVFTLSKLLPARYIVARAREEGELRPGGVIAETSSGTFGLSLAMVARLHGHPLELVSDPSIEPPLRRRLEELGATVHILRDPGPSGAFQIARLEFLERILAENPDAFCPRQYTNPQNPASFAPCAEQLAHAAGAVDCLVGPVGSGGSLCGTASALRLLSPGLSVVAVDTHRSVIFGLSEGKRTLRGLGNSLVPANVDHAAVDLVHWVGAAEAYHATRRLHAEHAVFMGPTSGAAFLVADWYARNNPDALTAVILPDEGYRYQDTVYDDAWLEEKGLRLHAPPAGPVEWDHPHDGAEAWSYFRWGRREYAEVMGVPPERLELASL, encoded by the coding sequence GTGATCAACGCCAGCGTGGTGGACGCGCTGGTGCTTCCCCGCCTGGTGTGGCTGCGCCCGAACCTGGTGGGGCTCGTGTTCACGCTGTCGAAGCTGCTCCCCGCGCGCTACATCGTCGCCAGGGCGCGCGAGGAGGGCGAGCTGCGGCCGGGCGGAGTGATCGCGGAGACCAGCTCGGGGACGTTCGGGCTGTCGCTGGCGATGGTGGCCCGGCTGCACGGGCACCCGCTGGAGCTGGTGAGCGACCCCTCCATCGAGCCGCCGCTGCGGCGCCGGCTGGAGGAGCTGGGGGCCACCGTGCACATCCTGCGCGACCCGGGCCCATCCGGCGCCTTCCAGATCGCCCGGCTCGAGTTCCTGGAGCGGATCCTGGCGGAGAATCCGGACGCGTTCTGCCCCCGCCAGTACACCAACCCCCAGAACCCGGCCAGCTTCGCCCCCTGCGCCGAGCAGCTCGCCCACGCGGCCGGCGCGGTGGACTGCCTGGTGGGCCCGGTGGGCTCGGGCGGGTCGCTCTGCGGGACCGCGTCGGCCCTCCGCCTCCTTTCCCCCGGGCTGAGCGTGGTGGCGGTGGACACGCACCGCAGCGTCATCTTCGGCCTGTCCGAAGGCAAGCGCACGCTGCGCGGGCTGGGGAACAGCCTGGTGCCCGCCAACGTGGACCACGCGGCGGTGGACCTGGTGCACTGGGTGGGCGCCGCCGAGGCCTACCACGCCACCCGGCGGCTGCACGCGGAGCACGCGGTGTTCATGGGCCCCACCAGCGGCGCGGCGTTCCTGGTGGCCGACTGGTACGCCCGGAACAACCCCGACGCGCTCACCGCCGTGATCCTCCCGGACGAGGGCTACCGCTATCAGGACACGGTCTACGACGACGCGTGGCTGGAGGAGAAGGGGCTGCGGCTGCACGCTCCCCCCGCCGGGCCGGTGGAGTGGGACCACCCCCACGACGGCGCCGAGGCGTGGTCGTACTTTCGCTGGGGCCGCCGCGAGTACGCCGAGGTGATGGGCGTTCCCCCCGAGCGCCTGGAGCTGGCGTCGCTCTGA
- a CDS encoding class I SAM-dependent methyltransferase, whose translation MDYKEATDCLLEPITTADLASELGVSQDAIAHARLDPATRDFRPPPPGWQAAVARLAGERALRLLRLKTEMTGARRAASGTARGVAVERAAHLIVDGKPPVLNDTVVARLLGGDIEAQIRAHADELQTPASRGLRSHVVLRSRFAEDALMDAVADGVEQYVLLGAGLDTFAYRQPPWAHRLAIVEVDHPASQAAKRAALAAAGIEIPPNVRFADIDFERETLSHGLARCGVHTAKRTFFSWLGVTMYLTRDAIEATLRTVLSFPKRSEIVFTFAHTDAAASRLAEGSASAGEPWISYFTPDELGAMLRSLGFSDAGFLSREEAERRYYANRTDGFAVPPRVTIATARV comes from the coding sequence GTGGATTACAAGGAGGCGACCGACTGCTTGCTGGAGCCGATCACAACGGCGGACCTGGCGAGTGAACTAGGCGTCTCGCAGGATGCCATCGCGCACGCACGCCTGGATCCCGCCACCCGTGACTTCCGCCCTCCACCCCCGGGCTGGCAGGCGGCAGTTGCCCGCCTCGCCGGTGAACGTGCGTTGCGGCTGCTGAGGCTGAAAACGGAAATGACAGGCGCCCGGCGCGCGGCGAGCGGCACCGCGCGCGGCGTCGCCGTGGAGCGGGCGGCACACCTCATCGTCGACGGCAAGCCCCCCGTGTTGAACGACACGGTCGTCGCGCGGCTGCTCGGCGGCGACATCGAGGCGCAGATCCGCGCGCACGCCGACGAGTTGCAGACGCCGGCCTCGCGCGGCCTGCGCTCGCACGTGGTCCTGCGGAGCCGATTCGCCGAGGATGCGCTCATGGACGCCGTTGCGGACGGCGTCGAGCAGTACGTGCTTCTGGGCGCCGGGCTCGACACCTTCGCGTACCGCCAGCCACCCTGGGCGCACCGCCTCGCGATCGTCGAGGTCGATCACCCGGCCAGCCAGGCGGCAAAGCGCGCGGCGCTTGCCGCGGCGGGGATCGAGATCCCGCCGAACGTGCGCTTCGCCGACATCGACTTCGAGCGCGAGACGCTCTCCCACGGCCTCGCGCGCTGCGGCGTGCACACGGCGAAGCGCACGTTCTTCTCGTGGCTCGGCGTCACGATGTACCTCACCCGCGACGCGATCGAGGCGACGCTGCGCACCGTGCTGTCGTTCCCAAAGCGGAGCGAGATCGTGTTCACGTTCGCACACACGGACGCGGCGGCCTCGAGGCTCGCCGAGGGTTCCGCGTCGGCCGGCGAGCCGTGGATCAGCTACTTCACACCCGATGAGCTCGGAGCGATGCTGCGATCACTCGGCTTCTCCGACGCCGGCTTCCTCTCGCGCGAGGAGGCCGAGCGGCGGTACTACGCGAACCGTACCGACGGGTTCGCGGTGCCGCCCCGCGTGACGATCGCCACCGCGAGAGTGTGA
- a CDS encoding Gfo/Idh/MocA family oxidoreductase, which translates to MTDLATSARVLPADLSHIANVTMPAQGLGAVVVGLGRAGLGLHIPVLEKIRRDGAAASPFGAVVGLVDAVEAGTRRALHRLEYDYGYDPGRISCATSLAALKGIDPDHTIVHICTPADDHASALRAATEAGFRRIIVEKPCAGNTADVDEMRRIADRTGASIAVINPYLYSRSVASCKDKIQQVGQQPHYLEFEMSKPRTAPTLSGRSRPESVMDVEMPHQIATALYLTEASRYRVLRADVRHMHYREMETEPCQVVRNMGVGVIVLELDQCIAVLVSYLDALTRTRELKLRFPNTEHIEAFLPVTGDDHYSVIIEYSGHNTDGSAEQTLVAKLPDDMLARCLFDMYTRFITDSPQLSDLTFNRKVIDVMDKAKAFARIRR; encoded by the coding sequence ATGACTGACCTGGCGACCTCGGCCCGGGTGCTGCCGGCCGACCTGAGCCATATCGCGAATGTGACCATGCCTGCTCAGGGCCTGGGCGCAGTGGTCGTCGGCCTGGGGCGGGCAGGGTTGGGGCTGCACATTCCCGTCCTGGAGAAGATTCGCCGTGACGGGGCCGCAGCTTCACCCTTCGGGGCTGTCGTCGGTCTGGTCGACGCCGTGGAAGCGGGAACCAGACGCGCGCTGCATCGTCTCGAATACGACTATGGATACGACCCGGGGCGGATCAGCTGCGCGACCTCGCTCGCGGCTCTGAAAGGCATCGATCCGGACCATACGATCGTGCACATCTGCACGCCCGCGGACGATCACGCATCGGCCCTGCGCGCCGCGACCGAGGCCGGATTCCGGCGCATCATCGTCGAGAAGCCCTGCGCCGGCAACACCGCCGACGTCGACGAGATGCGGCGTATCGCCGATCGGACGGGCGCCAGCATCGCCGTGATCAACCCGTACCTGTACAGTCGCTCCGTCGCCAGCTGCAAGGACAAGATCCAGCAGGTGGGACAGCAGCCCCACTACCTGGAATTCGAGATGTCGAAGCCGCGGACAGCTCCGACGCTGTCCGGGCGCTCGCGGCCGGAATCCGTCATGGACGTCGAGATGCCGCATCAGATCGCCACGGCGCTGTACCTCACCGAGGCGTCGCGATACAGGGTGCTTCGCGCCGACGTGCGGCACATGCACTATCGGGAGATGGAAACCGAGCCCTGCCAGGTCGTCCGGAACATGGGAGTCGGCGTTATCGTCCTGGAGCTGGATCAGTGCATCGCGGTCCTCGTCTCCTATCTCGATGCGCTGACACGCACGCGGGAGCTGAAGCTGCGCTTTCCCAACACCGAGCACATCGAGGCGTTCCTGCCGGTCACGGGAGACGACCACTACAGCGTGATCATCGAGTACTCCGGTCACAATACCGATGGGTCGGCCGAGCAGACACTGGTCGCGAAGCTGCCCGACGACATGCTTGCGCGATGCCTGTTCGACATGTATACGCGATTCATTACCGATTCCCCGCAGCTCAGTGATCTCACCTTCAATCGGAAGGTGATCGATGTGATGGACAAGGCGAAGGCGTTCGCACGGATTCGAAGGTAG